One Curtobacterium sp. MCLR17_007 DNA window includes the following coding sequences:
- a CDS encoding low specificity L-threonine aldolase produces the protein MTLQLHDLDLRGFASDNYAGVHPEVLEAIAAANQGHQIAYGEDVYTARLQDVITAHFGSQAQAFPVFNGTGANVVGLQSMLPRWGAVVCTLTAHIHTDEAGAPERVAGIKLLTVDAPDGKLTPELIDKEAWGWGDEHRPQPLVVSITQTTELGTAYSVDEIRAIADHIHPLGMTLHMDGARISNAAASLGLPLRDFTTDAGVDVLSFGGTKNGMLYGEAIVVLNPAASEGLHYLRKMNMQLSSKMRFVSAQLIALLTDDLYLRSASHANAMAARLRGALEAGIADGSIEGVGFSQETQANGVFATLPAGVADRLREHFRFYDWDASRNEVRWMCSFDTSEQDIDAFVAAFAREVAAV, from the coding sequence GTGACTCTCCAACTCCACGACCTCGACCTGCGGGGCTTCGCCTCGGACAACTACGCCGGCGTCCACCCCGAGGTCCTCGAGGCGATCGCCGCCGCGAACCAGGGACACCAGATCGCCTACGGCGAGGACGTCTACACGGCACGCCTGCAGGACGTCATCACGGCGCACTTCGGGTCGCAGGCCCAGGCCTTCCCGGTCTTCAACGGCACCGGCGCGAACGTCGTCGGCCTGCAGTCCATGCTGCCGCGATGGGGTGCGGTCGTGTGCACCTTGACCGCGCACATCCACACCGACGAGGCCGGAGCCCCCGAGCGGGTCGCCGGCATCAAGCTGCTCACCGTCGACGCCCCGGACGGCAAGCTCACCCCGGAGCTGATCGACAAAGAGGCCTGGGGATGGGGCGACGAGCACCGCCCCCAGCCGCTCGTGGTGTCGATCACCCAGACCACCGAGCTCGGCACGGCCTACTCCGTCGACGAGATCCGGGCGATCGCGGACCACATCCACCCGCTCGGCATGACGCTGCACATGGACGGCGCCCGCATCTCGAACGCGGCTGCGAGCCTCGGACTGCCGCTCCGCGACTTCACCACGGACGCCGGCGTCGACGTGCTGAGCTTCGGTGGCACCAAGAACGGGATGCTCTACGGCGAGGCGATCGTCGTGCTGAACCCCGCCGCGTCCGAGGGGCTGCACTACCTGCGGAAGATGAACATGCAGCTGTCGTCGAAGATGCGGTTCGTGTCGGCGCAGCTCATCGCCCTGCTGACCGACGACCTGTACCTGCGGTCGGCCTCGCACGCGAACGCCATGGCCGCCCGACTCCGCGGTGCGCTCGAGGCGGGGATCGCGGACGGCAGCATCGAGGGCGTCGGCTTCAGCCAGGAGACCCAGGCGAACGGGGTGTTCGCGACGCTGCCCGCCGGCGTGGCCGATCGGCTGCGCGAGCACTTCCGGTTCTACGACTGGGATGCGTCGCGGAACGAGGTGCGGTGGATGTGCTCGTTCGACACCTCGGAGCAGGACATCGACGCGTTCGTGGCGGCGTTTGCGCGGGAGGTCGCGGCGGTCTGA
- a CDS encoding SDR family NAD(P)-dependent oxidoreductase, translated as MTSERSDPSGIDPDDLRVALRVLEQLPSIDETHPDFVSVRQATAKMFKAVKRAHRLEKRAVIAEADRRVIAGTATGAADRIDDETRGVPISASTQSATAGTLLKSRPCYMCKQHYTLVDAFYHQLCPRCAALSHAKRDARTDLTGKRALLTGGRAKIGMYIALRLLRDGAHTTITTRFPRDAVRRFASLPDAAEWMPRLKVVGIDLRDPAQVIGLAEDVAAAGALDILINNATQTVRRSTGAYQPLVDAELAPLPDGPLPELVTFGHTSDRHPLALERSVSAHPILAAAAARADELTEQALAPGSSSLERHAAGTAIDAGGLLPDLHDDNSWTQRVDEVDPLEMLEVQLANTTAPFILISKLRRAMAASAARRTYVVNVSAMEGVFGRAYKGPGHPHTNMAKAAVNMLTRTSAQEVFETDGILMTSVDTGWITDERPHATKLRLAEEGFHAPLDLVDGAARVYDPIVRGEAGEDLFGVFLKDYAPSAW; from the coding sequence GTGACCTCCGAGCGTTCTGATCCCAGCGGCATCGACCCCGACGACCTCCGCGTCGCGCTCCGGGTCCTCGAGCAGCTGCCGTCGATCGACGAGACGCACCCGGACTTCGTCAGCGTCCGGCAGGCGACGGCGAAGATGTTCAAGGCCGTCAAGCGGGCACACCGGCTCGAGAAGCGGGCGGTCATCGCCGAGGCAGACCGTCGCGTGATCGCCGGCACCGCGACCGGCGCCGCCGACCGCATCGACGACGAGACCCGCGGCGTCCCGATCAGCGCATCGACCCAGAGCGCCACCGCGGGCACGCTGCTGAAGTCCCGCCCGTGCTACATGTGCAAGCAGCACTACACGCTGGTCGACGCGTTCTACCACCAGCTGTGTCCCCGGTGCGCTGCGCTGAGCCATGCCAAGCGCGATGCCCGGACTGACCTGACGGGCAAGCGGGCGCTGCTCACCGGCGGCCGCGCGAAGATCGGCATGTACATCGCGCTCCGGCTGCTCCGTGACGGCGCACACACGACGATCACGACGCGCTTCCCGCGGGACGCAGTGCGCCGGTTCGCGAGCCTGCCCGACGCCGCGGAGTGGATGCCGCGGCTCAAGGTCGTGGGCATCGACCTCCGCGACCCCGCCCAGGTGATCGGTCTCGCCGAGGACGTGGCGGCTGCCGGTGCCCTCGACATCCTGATCAACAACGCGACACAGACCGTCCGGCGCTCGACCGGGGCGTACCAGCCTCTGGTCGACGCCGAGCTCGCGCCGTTGCCGGACGGACCGCTGCCCGAGCTGGTGACGTTCGGGCACACGAGCGACCGGCACCCCCTGGCGCTCGAGCGATCGGTCTCCGCGCACCCCATCCTGGCGGCGGCCGCGGCCCGAGCGGACGAGCTCACCGAGCAGGCGCTCGCCCCGGGGTCGAGCTCACTCGAACGACACGCTGCCGGGACCGCCATCGATGCCGGCGGTCTGCTGCCCGATCTGCACGACGACAACTCGTGGACCCAGCGCGTGGACGAGGTCGATCCGCTCGAGATGCTCGAGGTCCAGCTGGCGAACACGACCGCGCCGTTCATCCTGATCTCGAAGCTGCGACGGGCGATGGCGGCGAGTGCTGCGCGGCGCACGTACGTGGTGAACGTCAGCGCCATGGAAGGGGTCTTCGGCCGCGCGTACAAGGGCCCGGGACACCCGCACACGAACATGGCGAAGGCCGCGGTCAACATGCTCACGCGGACGAGCGCGCAAGAGGTGTTCGAGACCGACGGCATCCTGATGACCAGTGTCGACACGGGCTGGATCACCGACGAGCGGCCGCACGCAACCAAGCTCCGACTCGCCGAGGAGGGCTTCCACGCCCCGCTCGACCTGGTCGACGGCGCCGCCCGGGTCTACGACCCGATCGTCCGGGGCGAGGCCGGCGAGGACCTGTTCGGCGTCTTCCTGAAGGACTACGCGCCCAGCGCGTGGTGA
- a CDS encoding GDSL-type esterase/lipase family protein: MASRRASHMVAGLLVALVAGLATGCASTGSGTDEPFAAWNTAVADRSDAPARWVALGDSVTEGQGASTRSTRWMDLTLDQLRKEHPTSGARGGAGYLPAQFAVYEPDSTWGDWATARSGSSQFDKTVPDLGYRSVAMQAGASRTYPFTGTGLDIWWTRYEGSGDFTYSIDGGAPRTASTTGKASTGTVTKVDDLRRGKHTVTVTAVAPFSLQGFTIYDGDRDKGIQRYDSAQSGATISTFTRDQAGFLTAMRRAAPDLVTITLGGNDAQHVTPAELGTQYRAFLEALAALPSKPSLLVIGEFTPASSMTNTMSSPWSRYLAATKQAATKAGAVYVSMDDTFPKATYSGKGIYSTDGIHPNDKGQQRIAKLVLSTLAAHDG; the protein is encoded by the coding sequence ATGGCATCCCGCAGGGCATCACACATGGTCGCCGGGCTGCTCGTGGCCCTCGTCGCAGGACTCGCGACGGGGTGCGCCTCGACCGGGTCAGGCACAGACGAACCCTTCGCCGCGTGGAACACCGCCGTGGCGGACCGGTCCGATGCTCCCGCGCGGTGGGTCGCGCTGGGCGACTCGGTCACCGAGGGGCAGGGCGCCTCGACCCGTTCCACCCGCTGGATGGACCTGACGCTCGACCAGCTCCGGAAGGAGCACCCGACCTCCGGCGCCCGTGGCGGTGCCGGGTACCTCCCCGCGCAGTTCGCCGTCTACGAGCCGGACTCGACGTGGGGCGACTGGGCGACCGCGCGCTCCGGATCGAGCCAGTTCGACAAGACCGTGCCCGACCTGGGCTACCGGTCCGTCGCCATGCAGGCGGGCGCGTCACGGACGTACCCGTTCACGGGGACCGGGCTCGACATCTGGTGGACGCGCTACGAGGGGTCGGGCGACTTCACCTACAGCATCGACGGCGGCGCACCGCGGACGGCGTCCACGACGGGGAAGGCCAGCACGGGGACCGTCACCAAGGTGGACGACCTGCGGCGCGGCAAGCACACCGTCACCGTCACCGCAGTCGCGCCGTTCTCGTTGCAGGGCTTCACGATCTACGACGGCGACCGGGACAAGGGCATCCAGCGGTACGACTCCGCGCAGTCCGGTGCGACGATCTCGACCTTCACCCGGGACCAGGCCGGGTTCCTGACGGCCATGCGCCGGGCCGCACCGGACCTGGTCACGATCACGCTGGGCGGCAACGACGCGCAGCACGTGACGCCGGCCGAGCTCGGCACGCAGTACCGGGCGTTCCTGGAGGCGCTCGCCGCACTGCCGTCGAAGCCGTCACTGCTGGTGATCGGGGAGTTCACGCCGGCGTCCTCGATGACGAACACCATGTCGAGTCCCTGGTCGCGCTACCTCGCTGCGACGAAGCAGGCCGCCACGAAGGCCGGGGCCGTGTACGTGAGCATGGACGACACCTTCCCGAAGGCCACGTACTCCGGCAAGGGGATCTACTCGACGGACGGCATCCACCCGAACGACAAGGGGCAGCAGCGGATCGCGAAGCTCGTGCTGTCGACGCTGGCGGCGCACGACGGGTAG
- a CDS encoding LysR family transcriptional regulator: MARVSNDITLQQLRYFIEVATEGSISAAADLLYVAQPTLSAAMKDLEARIGRALFVRSARGVVLTVDGVEFLGYARQVVEQVSLLEQRYVGGQPSRRLLGVSAQHYSFAVEAFVRMVEAAAADEYEFSLRETRTWDIIEDVRTLRSEVGILYRNDFNRQVLGKLLRDAGVVFTPLFVAQPHIFVARRNPIATRKRATLADLADLPRLTFDQGANNSFYLAEEILSTMSSKREIRVSDRATIFNLMIGLGGYTISTGLISDDLDPEIVAIPLDVDERIEIGWIAHSSVPLTVQAQTYLDELRAVVTSYGVEPLG, from the coding sequence ATGGCCCGCGTCTCGAACGACATCACCCTGCAGCAGCTCCGGTACTTCATCGAGGTCGCGACCGAGGGCTCGATCAGCGCTGCGGCCGACCTGCTCTACGTCGCGCAGCCGACGCTGTCGGCCGCGATGAAGGACCTGGAGGCCCGGATCGGCCGGGCGCTCTTCGTGCGTTCGGCGCGTGGTGTCGTCCTCACCGTCGACGGCGTCGAGTTCCTCGGCTACGCCCGCCAGGTCGTCGAGCAGGTCTCGCTGCTCGAACAGCGGTACGTCGGCGGGCAGCCGTCACGCCGGCTGCTCGGGGTGTCTGCCCAGCACTACTCGTTCGCGGTGGAGGCCTTCGTCCGGATGGTCGAGGCCGCCGCTGCCGACGAGTACGAGTTCTCGCTCCGTGAGACGCGTACCTGGGACATCATCGAGGACGTCCGCACCCTGCGCAGCGAGGTCGGCATCCTGTACCGCAACGACTTCAACCGGCAGGTCCTCGGCAAGCTGCTGCGGGACGCCGGGGTCGTGTTCACACCGCTGTTCGTCGCCCAGCCGCACATCTTCGTCGCCCGGCGGAACCCGATCGCGACCCGGAAGCGTGCGACCCTGGCCGATCTGGCGGACCTGCCTCGGCTGACATTCGACCAGGGCGCGAACAACTCCTTCTACCTGGCCGAGGAGATCCTGTCGACGATGTCCAGCAAGCGGGAGATCCGGGTGTCGGACCGGGCGACGATCTTCAACCTGATGATCGGGCTCGGCGGCTACACGATCTCGACGGGGCTGATCAGTGACGACCTGGACCCGGAGATCGTCGCCATCCCCCTCGACGTCGACGAGCGCATCGAGATCGGGTGGATCGCGCACTCCTCCGTGCCCCTGACGGTGCAGGCGCAGACCTACCTGGACGAGCTGCGGGCGGTGGTCACCAGCTACGGCGTGGAGCCGCTGGGGTGA
- a CDS encoding putative oxygenase MesX, with protein sequence MANDLTFSITRTRFDEDYSPADSSRLTTNFANLARGEHRQQNLRNALAMIDRRCNDLAAGGPAADRYRVELDIVSVTAHFVDDGTDGAFPLLEMLDVTILDQHTGERHQGILGNNFSSYLRDYDFAVLLPSAPSLPADFGHLHGQLFQRFLESSAFRAEFDLEPVVCISVSTSQTYRQNGFVHPVLGAEYEHEHSSLTDDYFGRMGMQVRYFMPPGGKAPLAFYSRGDLLSDYSDLQLIGTISTMETFQQIYRPEIYNANAPAPSTYRPSLAHEDYTVPPVSYDREERSRLAITQGRYTEEHLVTPHRALLEQWASRPTAVAV encoded by the coding sequence ATGGCGAATGACCTGACCTTCAGCATCACGCGGACGCGGTTCGACGAGGACTACTCCCCCGCGGACAGCTCCCGGCTGACCACGAACTTCGCCAACCTGGCGCGCGGCGAGCACCGTCAGCAGAACCTGCGCAACGCCCTCGCCATGATCGACCGTCGCTGCAACGACCTGGCTGCCGGGGGTCCGGCCGCCGACCGGTACCGGGTGGAGCTCGACATCGTCTCCGTCACGGCGCACTTCGTCGACGACGGCACCGACGGTGCGTTCCCGCTGCTCGAGATGCTCGACGTCACGATCCTCGACCAGCACACCGGCGAGCGCCACCAGGGCATCCTCGGCAACAACTTCTCGTCGTACCTGCGGGACTACGACTTCGCGGTGCTGCTCCCGTCGGCTCCGTCGCTGCCGGCCGACTTCGGACACCTGCACGGGCAGCTGTTCCAGCGCTTCCTGGAGTCGTCGGCGTTCCGCGCGGAGTTCGACCTGGAGCCGGTCGTCTGCATCAGCGTCTCGACCAGCCAGACCTACCGACAGAACGGCTTCGTGCATCCAGTCCTCGGCGCCGAGTACGAGCACGAGCACTCCTCGCTCACCGATGACTACTTCGGCCGGATGGGCATGCAGGTCCGGTACTTCATGCCCCCGGGCGGCAAGGCCCCGCTCGCGTTCTACTCCCGCGGCGACCTGCTCAGCGACTACTCGGACCTGCAGCTCATCGGCACGATCAGCACGATGGAGACGTTCCAACAGATCTACCGACCGGAGATCTACAACGCGAACGCCCCGGCGCCGAGCACCTACCGCCCGAGCCTCGCGCACGAGGACTACACGGTGCCGCCCGTCTCCTACGACCGCGAGGAGCGGAGCCGCCTCGCGATCACCCAGGGCCGGTACACCGAGGAGCACCTCGTGACGCCGCATCGGGCGCTCCTCGAGCAGTG